AGAGCCGAACATTCCGAACGCGATTTCTTATATACGAGACGAACTCCCTAGCGCGAAATCCTGGATCGATACCGCTCAGACTACCCTCCAACGACGGCCTATTGGAAAATTCGGATCCGCTCCTGAAAATCACAATGTCAAAGCGCTCGCCCAAGTTCGACACATTGGAGCAAACGACAACTGCCGAGAAATCGCGAATAGACTGATCAGAGAAGCGAGCGACGACAGGGGCTCATGGTCGGAATTCGCTGACAAGTTCGAATCGGGTGACATTCAACGCGAAATGCGAGAAGCAGTAATGAAACACGTGCTCTCAGGTACACTCGATATGGAGGCATTTGCTGGCAGTACCGCTGACGAGAGTAACGATGAGCAGTGGTACGAGAATTTGCTTCGGACATATTCGTCCATCCAACTCGCTGATGGTACTGCTGCGGGAGGAATCTCAGATAAGGCGCTTGAGGCACCGAAATTCCCGGCTGATGCAGTCCACAGCAAAGTAGAGGGTGTATCTGCTGGTGCCGCATCAACAGGTGTGAAAGGTGCGCTCAATGCTATCCGCAGTGATATTCAACAATATATCGTCGACCAGCTACGCAGCGGATTAGCTGGCCGTCTGAATGGTGGCGGAGTTGTCCGACTTACTCTCGATACTGGCTATGGAAAGACTCTCGCCTCGGGGCTATTCGTTGAGGAACTTCTAGCTCATCAAGCCGGAACGCTTGACAAAAACGAAGAGAGCACAGACGCACGCGCGATCTACGCTCTCCCGTTCACCACAATCGCAGATCAGACCGCCAGTGTGTTTGAGGAGGCGTTTTCAGCAGCTGGCGTCGATCTAGAGGACGCCCCACTCGCACTCTCGATTGATCACCACCGCGCTGAAACACCTACTGACCGCGTAGCGGAAGAACGAGAGGTTTCAACGAGAGGAGCCGAGACGATTCTTTCCTCATGGCGGGCGCGTATGACGATCACGACTACTGTCCAACTCTTTGAATCGGTCGTCGGTCCATGGCGTTCACAATCTACGAAACTTCCAGCTCTGGAGAACGCAGTCATTGTTGTCGACGAACCGCAGGCAATCCCAATTGCTTGGCGTCCGCTTGTCAAGCGGGCGATTGAAACACTGGTTAAGGAGTACGGAGCCACGATACTCCTCATGACGGCGACACAGCCATTCCTTATCGGGGAGAATGGGGTTGAGGGTAAATCAGGTGTTGAGGTAGTAGACCTCATCAGTGACGACGAGATCGACACAATCGAACGCAAAGCAATGGAAGCTGCTGGAATTGACGATATTCCCAGTCGGACTCGCTATCACTTTGATGAGAGTGTCTCCCTAAGCGATGAAGAGGGAATTGCGCCAATCAGCCACCAAACTGCAGGACAACGAATAGTGGACTCATTCATTGAGGATAGAGAACCGCTACTTGCGATTTGCAATACGGTTGAGAGCACGCGAACACTGACCGATGTAGTTGAATCGTGCCTCACAGCGAGCGAATCTTCGCCCCTTCAGGTTGGCTCCTTGTACGACGAATTACTCGATCCAAATGATGAGCGCACATCTACCGAAGCAGTCTCTCCCAAAATGCTTACTGAGAATATAAAGGAGAGAGTCAGAGAAGGGCGAGTCCCAGTCTTCCACCTGAGCCGACAGATTTCAGGAACCAAACTATTCACGATGATTGAGTCGATGAAACACCTTACTGAAGGCGACGAGCTGTTTCCACATATTGTCGTCTCCACCCAGCTAGTCGAAGCAGGTGTTGATATTAGTTATCGGCGAGTATTTCGGGACTTCGCGCCACTGGATTCGATTGTTCAAGCTGCAGGTCGGTGCAATCGCTCTTTTGAATGGGGGATTGACGGAGGAGACGTTGAGGTGTGGACGCTTAAGTCACCAGGTAAAAAAGGGAAACTGCCGTGCGAGGCGGTTTACAGCCGATCTAGATCAGACATTTCATCTACGATTTCAGTCAACACCATTCGGCGATCGCGAAATGCTATTGACCAACTTCACCAAATAGTGGAGAGAAACGTGAGTGAGAATGGGTTCACTGAGTCGGAACTGTCCACCGCCGTCGAGAGCTATCACCAAGACCTTGCAAGTGTACTTTCAGAAATCAGCGAGAGTGATGACATTCTTCTCCAGGCGTACAGTCGTGGTGATGGCCGGACGCTTCGTGAAGCTTCGCTGATCGAAGACTTGTTCGAAGTCGATGTTGTAATTTGCGCTACGGAGGGCGATTTCGCTCTCGTTGAAGACTACCGAGAGGCTGTTAAGGAAGAACAATGGGAGACAGCGACGCATTTGCGCCGCCAGCTTACACAGCTCTCTGTCGCCGTCACCGTCTATTCGTTTGACTCCGACCGATGGGAGACCCTTAGCGAGCTCAGTCAATTACTACCAGAGAGCGATGGAGATGAGCGCGTGGTCGCTCGCTCAAGCTTAATTGTCGACGAGCGTAACGGAATTCAATTCAACTGACTCGTGGTGA
The genomic region above belongs to Halococcus salsus and contains:
- a CDS encoding CRISPR-associated helicase/endonuclease Cas3, translating into MKHVLSGTLDMEAFAGSTADESNDEQWYENLLRTYSSIQLADGTAAGGISDKALEAPKFPADAVHSKVEGVSAGAASTGVKGALNAIRSDIQQYIVDQLRSGLAGRLNGGGVVRLTLDTGYGKTLASGLFVEELLAHQAGTLDKNEESTDARAIYALPFTTIADQTASVFEEAFSAAGVDLEDAPLALSIDHHRAETPTDRVAEEREVSTRGAETILSSWRARMTITTTVQLFESVVGPWRSQSTKLPALENAVIVVDEPQAIPIAWRPLVKRAIETLVKEYGATILLMTATQPFLIGENGVEGKSGVEVVDLISDDEIDTIERKAMEAAGIDDIPSRTRYHFDESVSLSDEEGIAPISHQTAGQRIVDSFIEDREPLLAICNTVESTRTLTDVVESCLTASESSPLQVGSLYDELLDPNDERTSTEAVSPKMLTENIKERVREGRVPVFHLSRQISGTKLFTMIESMKHLTEGDELFPHIVVSTQLVEAGVDISYRRVFRDFAPLDSIVQAAGRCNRSFEWGIDGGDVEVWTLKSPGKKGKLPCEAVYSRSRSDISSTISVNTIRRSRNAIDQLHQIVERNVSENGFTESELSTAVESYHQDLASVLSEISESDDILLQAYSRGDGRTLREASLIEDLFEVDVVICATEGDFALVEDYREAVKEEQWETATHLRRQLTQLSVAVTVYSFDSDRWETLSELSQLLPESDGDERVVARSSLIVDERNGIQFN